A single Desulfovibrio piger DNA region contains:
- a CDS encoding complex I subunit 5 family protein — MTIPSYTASGSFILFIPGLLFLLYGAWQAVRQRQNARRLILWGAVHDAGLICMALGAANAAAGTGVWLFVAFQLLARGLSWSALNSLAGPAAPSATFAALRGAVKLQPVNGALFALGLMASVGGSPFLIPEGRLFITQGILASSLPLHCGLFCTVLAAVTATVLIGLHVDALRQCFLQPCNAACGDEARGSCRSDALTLVLGVLVALMGLARVPMLDVAAGWAGLQVAHAGVHPAFWIYFAGAFACGAAACLKCRWMPYIGVLACAAALAAVLTLEAPAPVALLFLVMIGFIAFIVSVYSLGYMAHAHRQGWYWFFLLLTFASLAGIVSTPDMAAMYGYWELMTFASYFLVVHEADRVAFDAGFKYYLMCAGGALLMLPGMLLLGNGGLGLADVRIQSALLSPHVLNMAALLCLIGFGVKAGLVPLHSWLPDAHPAAPSSVSGPLSGIITKMGMFGIVVLLLGQTNGGLFAGDYVFGLSWFGSVLTFMGAATLIFGELMALRQDDIKRMLAYSTLGQLGEIALVLGMGTWLATAGALSHMLSHAVMKDLLFLGAGALILRAGSRKLADLRGLGQCMPWTVSCMAVGLVCIMGLPPFTAFFSKYLMIQSAIHAGHPALAALILVGSLVGAIYYVRILKTLVFEERPADLPVLEEAPWSIRGALMALAALSLLLGLAPWAPLTLVIPVASACFAPAATDPVVLQSVMAPWPVYVAVPVFGALLPAFFRRNPVWAARSSAFVLLLTAVLVIFLGRDLDTLSYCFALIVPLIGALNVFYAQGYMSHSHTQWRFYCAFTAMCGGLVGMSASTYLFQFFLFWEIMSSWTLYMAIAHEGDKASLREAFKYFFFNVLGAGFIFVGVCVLGPATPFTSGAMQYLTQLFLLPGWVVWGGTALLAIGFVMKAAQLPFRIDWQMHPALAPTPVSGYISSVLLKSSILGLIKLFMLMGGSLAMIGVSAAWPNELIQTVVMWIGGITIVMAATQALLVNNVKLVFIYSTVSQIGYMVLAVAAGGALGYAGGMLHVVNHVFFKDLLFLVCGAVMFATHADSLDDLGGIGRKMPFTLCMFAIAGLSVVGVPPTSGFSSKWIIYHALMQAGQPFLALLSLVGSVLTLAYIAKFLHAAFLGQPSSRLDHVQEAPLTMRVPMAILAIGCIITGIFPGLMLWPINAILGDYNAGSLVVGLSGLQEGPGAWNATGLCVMMAIAAAAGWYFVRRFVVLREVDVHTCGLPTEVATSRMAPSGIYGGLVRRLAWFPGNTSVDNKS; from the coding sequence ATGACAATACCATCCTACACGGCAAGCGGTTCCTTCATCCTTTTCATCCCGGGCCTGCTGTTCCTGCTGTATGGCGCATGGCAGGCGGTCCGCCAGCGGCAGAACGCCCGCCGGCTCATCCTCTGGGGGGCCGTGCACGACGCGGGCCTCATCTGCATGGCGCTGGGTGCGGCCAATGCCGCCGCCGGCACAGGCGTCTGGCTGTTCGTGGCCTTCCAGCTGCTGGCCCGCGGCCTGAGCTGGAGCGCCCTCAACTCCCTGGCCGGGCCCGCCGCGCCGTCGGCGACCTTCGCGGCCCTGCGCGGGGCCGTCAAACTCCAGCCCGTCAATGGTGCCCTGTTCGCCCTCGGCCTCATGGCCAGCGTGGGCGGTTCGCCCTTCCTCATCCCGGAAGGGCGTCTTTTCATCACCCAGGGCATCCTGGCCTCCTCCCTGCCCCTGCACTGCGGCCTGTTCTGCACCGTGCTGGCGGCCGTCACGGCCACGGTGCTCATCGGCCTGCATGTGGATGCCCTGCGCCAGTGTTTCCTGCAGCCCTGCAACGCCGCCTGTGGTGACGAGGCCCGCGGCAGCTGCCGTTCCGATGCCCTGACCCTGGTGCTGGGCGTGCTGGTGGCCCTCATGGGCCTGGCCCGCGTCCCCATGCTGGACGTGGCCGCCGGCTGGGCCGGCCTGCAGGTGGCCCACGCCGGCGTGCACCCCGCCTTCTGGATCTACTTTGCCGGAGCCTTCGCCTGTGGCGCGGCTGCCTGCCTGAAATGCCGCTGGATGCCCTACATCGGCGTGCTGGCCTGCGCCGCCGCCCTGGCCGCCGTCCTGACGCTGGAGGCGCCCGCGCCCGTGGCCCTGCTCTTCCTGGTGATGATCGGCTTCATCGCCTTCATCGTCTCGGTGTATTCCCTGGGCTACATGGCCCACGCCCACCGGCAGGGGTGGTACTGGTTCTTCCTGCTGCTGACCTTCGCCTCCCTGGCCGGCATCGTTTCCACGCCCGACATGGCCGCCATGTACGGCTACTGGGAACTGATGACCTTCGCCTCCTACTTCCTGGTGGTGCACGAGGCCGACCGCGTGGCCTTTGACGCGGGCTTCAAATATTATCTGATGTGCGCGGGCGGCGCCCTGCTGATGCTGCCCGGCATGCTGCTGCTGGGCAACGGCGGCCTGGGCCTTGCCGATGTCCGCATCCAGAGCGCCCTGCTCTCGCCCCATGTGCTGAACATGGCCGCCCTGCTCTGCCTCATCGGTTTCGGCGTCAAGGCCGGTCTGGTGCCCCTGCACTCCTGGCTGCCCGACGCCCATCCCGCCGCGCCCTCCTCGGTGTCCGGTCCCCTGTCCGGCATCATCACCAAGATGGGCATGTTCGGCATCGTGGTCCTGCTGCTGGGCCAGACCAACGGCGGGCTCTTTGCCGGCGACTATGTCTTCGGCCTGTCCTGGTTCGGCTCCGTCCTGACCTTCATGGGCGCGGCCACCCTGATCTTCGGCGAGCTCATGGCCCTGAGGCAGGACGACATCAAGCGCATGCTGGCCTATTCGACCCTGGGCCAGCTGGGCGAGATCGCCCTGGTGCTGGGCATGGGCACCTGGCTGGCCACGGCCGGTGCGCTCTCGCACATGCTCAGCCATGCGGTCATGAAAGACCTGCTCTTCCTCGGCGCCGGCGCCCTCATCCTGCGGGCCGGCAGCCGCAAGCTCGCCGACCTGCGCGGCCTTGGCCAGTGCATGCCCTGGACCGTGAGCTGCATGGCCGTGGGCCTTGTCTGCATCATGGGCCTGCCGCCGTTCACCGCCTTCTTCAGCAAATACCTGATGATCCAGTCCGCCATCCACGCCGGGCATCCCGCGCTGGCGGCCCTGATCCTCGTCGGCTCCCTGGTGGGCGCCATCTACTATGTGCGCATCCTCAAGACCCTGGTCTTCGAGGAACGCCCCGCCGACCTGCCCGTGCTGGAAGAGGCCCCGTGGTCCATCCGCGGCGCCCTCATGGCCCTGGCCGCCCTCAGCCTGCTGCTGGGCCTGGCCCCCTGGGCCCCGCTCACGCTGGTCATCCCCGTGGCCTCGGCCTGCTTCGCCCCGGCCGCCACGGATCCCGTGGTGCTCCAGTCCGTCATGGCGCCCTGGCCCGTCTATGTGGCCGTGCCCGTGTTCGGGGCCCTGCTGCCGGCCTTCTTCCGCCGCAACCCCGTCTGGGCCGCCCGCTCCAGCGCCTTCGTGCTGCTGCTGACCGCCGTCCTGGTCATCTTCCTGGGCCGCGACCTGGATACCCTGAGCTACTGCTTCGCCCTCATCGTGCCGCTCATCGGCGCCCTGAACGTCTTCTACGCCCAGGGCTACATGTCCCACAGCCACACCCAGTGGCGCTTCTACTGCGCCTTCACCGCCATGTGCGGCGGTCTGGTGGGCATGTCCGCCAGCACCTACCTCTTCCAGTTCTTCCTGTTCTGGGAGATCATGAGCTCGTGGACGCTCTACATGGCCATCGCCCACGAAGGCGACAAGGCATCGCTGCGCGAAGCCTTCAAGTACTTCTTCTTCAACGTGCTGGGCGCCGGCTTCATCTTTGTGGGCGTCTGTGTGCTCGGCCCGGCCACGCCCTTCACCTCCGGGGCCATGCAGTACCTGACCCAGCTCTTCCTGCTGCCCGGCTGGGTGGTCTGGGGCGGCACCGCCCTGCTGGCCATCGGCTTCGTCATGAAGGCCGCCCAGCTGCCCTTCCGCATCGACTGGCAGATGCATCCGGCCCTGGCCCCCACGCCCGTGTCCGGCTACATATCCTCGGTGCTGCTGAAGAGCTCCATCCTGGGCCTCATCAAGCTCTTCATGCTCATGGGCGGCAGCCTGGCCATGATCGGCGTCAGCGCCGCCTGGCCCAATGAACTCATCCAGACCGTGGTCATGTGGATAGGCGGCATCACCATCGTCATGGCCGCCACCCAGGCCCTGCTGGTCAACAACGTGAAGCTGGTCTTCATCTACTCCACCGTGAGCCAGATCGGCTACATGGTGCTGGCCGTGGCCGCCGGCGGCGCCCTGGGCTACGCGGGCGGCATGCTGCATGTGGTCAACCACGTGTTCTTCAAGGACCTGCTCTTCCTCGTCTGCGGCGCCGTGATGTTCGCCACCCACGCCGACAGCCTGGACGACCTGGGCGGCATCGGCCGCAAGATGCCCTTCACCCTGTGCATGTTCGCCATCGCCGGCCTGTCCGTGGTCGGTGTGCCGCCCACCAGCGGCTTCTCGTCCAAGTGGATCATCTACCATGCCCTGATGCAGGCGGGCCAGCCCTTCCTGGCCCTGCTCTCCCTGGTGGGCAGCGTGCTGACCCTGGCCTACATCGCCAAGTTCCTGCACGCGGCCTTCCTGGGCCAGCCTTCCAGCCGTCTGGACCATGTGCAGGAAGCCCCGCTGACCATGCGCGTGCCCATGGCCATCCTGGCCATCGGCTGCATCATCACCGGCATCTTCCCCGGCCTCATGCTCTGGCCCATCAACGCCATCCTGGGCGACTACAACGCCGGCAGCCTGGTGGTGGGCCTTTCGGGCCTGCAGGAAGGCCCCGGTGCCTGGAACGCCACCGGCCTGTGCGTGATGATGGCCATCGCCGCCGCCGCGGGCTGGTACTTCGTGCGCCGCTTCGTGGTGCTGCGTGAAGTGGACGTGCATACCTGCGGCCTGCCCACCGAGGTGGCCACCAGCCGCATGGCGCCCTCGGGCATCTACGGCGGGCTGGTTCGCCGCCTGGCCTGGTTCCCGGGCAATACCAGCGTAGACAACAAGAGCTAG
- a CDS encoding NAD(P)H-dependent glycerol-3-phosphate dehydrogenase, with the protein MRHTITVAGGGSWGTALAHLLAVRGHRTRLWLRDAAVAGAINSRHENPRYLPGLALHPGLEAGTDPGLLGTELLLLAIPCQQLRGWLHAMRHHLHAEPVLINAAKGLERGSLAPCSRIVAEELTGRPFHYAMLSGPSFAAEVVRDQPTAVVLATAEEALGCRLRELFSCATFRCYSSTDVLGVELGGALKNVMAIAAGVCDGLGLGHNSRAALLTRGLAEMSRIGEACGAQAATFMGLSGLGDLVLTCTGDLSRNRQVGLRLGRGESLEHITSSLGMVAEGVKTTAAVHDLARRLGVDTPVTDAVQGLLHGGESPRKAVMRLMTRTLRQE; encoded by the coding sequence ATGCGACACACCATCACCGTGGCCGGTGGCGGCAGCTGGGGCACCGCCCTGGCCCATCTGCTGGCTGTCCGGGGGCACAGGACGCGCCTGTGGCTGCGCGATGCCGCCGTGGCCGGGGCCATCAACAGCCGGCACGAGAACCCGCGCTACCTGCCGGGGCTCGCGCTGCATCCCGGCCTGGAGGCCGGGACGGATCCCGGCCTGCTGGGCACGGAGCTCCTCCTGCTGGCCATCCCCTGCCAGCAATTGCGCGGCTGGCTCCACGCCATGCGGCACCACCTGCATGCCGAACCCGTCCTCATCAATGCCGCCAAGGGCCTGGAACGGGGCAGCCTGGCCCCCTGCAGCCGCATCGTGGCGGAAGAGCTGACGGGCAGGCCCTTCCACTACGCCATGCTTTCCGGGCCGTCCTTCGCGGCCGAAGTGGTGCGCGACCAGCCCACGGCCGTGGTGCTGGCCACGGCGGAAGAGGCGCTGGGCTGCCGCCTGCGCGAACTTTTTTCCTGTGCCACCTTCCGCTGCTACTCCAGCACCGATGTGCTGGGCGTGGAGCTGGGCGGCGCGCTGAAGAACGTCATGGCCATCGCGGCCGGCGTCTGCGACGGGCTGGGGCTGGGGCACAACAGCCGGGCGGCCCTGCTGACGCGCGGTCTGGCCGAGATGAGCCGCATCGGCGAGGCCTGCGGGGCGCAGGCGGCCACCTTCATGGGCCTTTCCGGCCTGGGCGATCTGGTGCTGACCTGCACGGGCGACCTTTCCCGCAACCGGCAGGTGGGGCTGCGGCTGGGCCGGGGGGAGAGCCTGGAGCACATCACCTCCAGCCTGGGCATGGTGGCCGAAGGGGTCAAGACCACGGCCGCGGTCCATGACCTGGCCCGCCGGCTGGGCGTGGACACGCCGGTGACCGATGCCGTCCAGGGCCTGCTGCACGGGGGCGAATCCCCCCGGAAGGCGGTCATGCGCCTGATGACGAGGACTTTGCGCCAGGAATGA
- a CDS encoding heavy-metal-associated domain-containing protein, with protein sequence MKILKVNGMRCGHCKAAVEEAAAKIPGVSNPVVDLDAKELRYEESAPVDEAALRKAIFDIGFDPQ encoded by the coding sequence ATGAAGATCCTCAAAGTCAACGGCATGCGTTGCGGCCACTGCAAAGCCGCCGTGGAAGAAGCCGCCGCCAAGATCCCCGGCGTGAGCAACCCCGTGGTGGACCTGGATGCCAAGGAACTGCGCTACGAAGAAAGCGCGCCGGTCGATGAGGCCGCCCTGCGCAAAGCCATCTTCGACATCGGTTTCGATCCCCAATGA
- a CDS encoding heavy metal translocating P-type ATPase, with product METRKAGPLRFDIGGMHCAACSSRIERVVGRMENVERIAVNLATAKAQIWLKPGTEKETVPLIMERVAGMGFSAVPSQEEDVAVQYEKKRRQDEKDRRVRLGRLGPMLVFAVPLLILSMGHMLGMPLPAWLDPHHAPRTFMLAQLALTLPVVWLGRHFYREGLLALIHKAPTMDSLVAVGTGSALLYSLWTTLAGLAGSEPQLRAMNLYYESVAVLLTMIELGQFLEATAKRKAGDAMGALLRLTPETALRLEADGQSREIPLAEVMPGDTLVIRPGARIPVDGSVAGGKSAVDLSLLTGESIPVAVGPGDSLVAGSVNGEGALTMTAEHVGQDTRLARIIRLVREAQGSKAPIARLADRVSFYFVPAVMGIATLAGLAWLVFSDEPATVAVTVFVAVLVMACPCAMGLATPMSIMVGTGRGAQLGVLIKNGAALEQAGRVRAIAVDKTGTLTTGKPVLTGVIPLAAHNEQALVTLAAALEARSEHPLALALVAAGKERGCPACPVDAVDVAPGLGIAGVVTLDGTAWRVALGNAAFMEQNRITPDAAVLERLASLAEAGQTPLLLALAPARAALAGAGDDDSARWQWDGLQMAGILALADALRPESAAVVARLHEMGIRVVMLTGDNERTARAVARQAGLDDADVAAGLLPAEKAGRIRQLQAGGLLVAMVGDGINDAPALAVADVGMAVGSGVDVSAEAGDIVLMRGGMEAVLTALALSRATMRNIRQNLGWAFGYNLLGLPVAAGLLHVFGGPMLSPMIAGTAMALSSFSVVSNALRLRFFKV from the coding sequence ATGGAAACGCGAAAGGCAGGTCCCTTGCGTTTTGATATCGGCGGCATGCATTGCGCCGCCTGCTCCTCGCGCATCGAACGCGTGGTGGGGCGCATGGAGAACGTGGAGCGCATCGCGGTCAACCTGGCCACGGCCAAGGCGCAGATCTGGCTCAAGCCGGGCACGGAAAAAGAGACCGTGCCCCTGATCATGGAACGTGTGGCGGGCATGGGCTTCAGCGCCGTGCCCTCACAGGAAGAGGACGTGGCCGTCCAGTACGAGAAAAAACGCCGGCAGGACGAAAAAGACCGGCGCGTGCGCCTGGGGCGTCTGGGCCCCATGCTGGTCTTTGCCGTGCCCCTGCTCATCCTCTCCATGGGGCACATGCTGGGCATGCCCCTGCCCGCCTGGCTCGACCCGCACCACGCGCCCCGCACCTTCATGCTGGCGCAGCTGGCCCTGACCCTGCCCGTGGTCTGGCTGGGTCGCCATTTTTACCGGGAAGGCCTGCTGGCCCTGATCCACAAGGCCCCCACCATGGACAGCCTGGTGGCCGTGGGCACGGGCTCGGCCCTGCTCTACAGCCTGTGGACGACCCTGGCGGGCCTTGCGGGCAGCGAGCCCCAGCTGCGGGCCATGAACCTTTACTATGAATCCGTGGCCGTGCTGCTGACCATGATCGAGCTGGGCCAGTTCCTGGAGGCCACGGCCAAGCGCAAGGCCGGGGATGCCATGGGCGCGCTGCTGCGCCTGACGCCGGAAACGGCCCTGCGCCTGGAAGCCGACGGCCAGAGCCGCGAGATCCCCCTGGCCGAGGTCATGCCCGGTGATACCCTGGTCATCCGGCCCGGTGCCCGCATCCCCGTGGACGGCAGCGTGGCCGGCGGCAAGAGCGCCGTGGACCTTTCCCTGCTGACAGGGGAATCCATCCCCGTGGCCGTGGGCCCCGGCGACAGCCTGGTGGCCGGGAGCGTCAACGGTGAAGGCGCCCTGACCATGACCGCCGAACATGTGGGGCAGGATACCCGCCTGGCCCGCATCATCAGGCTGGTGCGCGAGGCCCAGGGCAGCAAGGCCCCCATCGCCCGCCTGGCCGACCGGGTGAGCTTTTATTTCGTGCCCGCGGTCATGGGCATCGCCACGCTGGCCGGTCTGGCCTGGCTGGTCTTCAGCGACGAGCCCGCCACCGTGGCCGTCACGGTCTTCGTGGCGGTGCTGGTCATGGCCTGCCCCTGCGCCATGGGCCTGGCCACGCCCATGTCCATCATGGTGGGCACCGGACGCGGCGCCCAGCTGGGCGTGCTCATCAAGAACGGCGCTGCCCTGGAGCAGGCCGGCCGCGTCCGGGCCATCGCCGTGGACAAGACCGGGACCCTGACCACCGGCAAGCCCGTGCTGACGGGCGTGATCCCCCTCGCGGCCCATAACGAGCAGGCCCTTGTCACCCTGGCCGCCGCGCTGGAGGCCCGCTCCGAGCATCCGCTGGCCCTGGCCCTGGTGGCCGCGGGCAAGGAACGCGGCTGTCCCGCCTGCCCGGTGGATGCCGTGGACGTGGCGCCCGGTCTGGGCATCGCCGGTGTGGTGACGCTGGACGGCACGGCCTGGCGCGTGGCCCTGGGCAATGCCGCCTTCATGGAACAGAACCGCATCACGCCCGATGCCGCGGTGCTGGAACGGCTGGCTTCCCTGGCCGAGGCCGGGCAGACGCCGCTGCTGCTGGCGCTGGCTCCGGCCCGTGCCGCCCTTGCCGGTGCCGGTGATGACGACAGTGCCCGCTGGCAGTGGGACGGCCTCCAGATGGCGGGCATCCTTGCGCTGGCCGATGCCCTGCGCCCCGAATCCGCCGCGGTGGTGGCCCGCCTGCACGAGATGGGCATCCGGGTGGTCATGCTCACCGGTGACAACGAGCGTACCGCCCGGGCCGTGGCCCGGCAGGCCGGTCTGGATGACGCCGATGTGGCCGCCGGACTGCTGCCCGCCGAAAAGGCCGGGCGCATCCGCCAGCTCCAGGCCGGGGGCCTGCTGGTGGCCATGGTGGGCGACGGCATCAATGACGCCCCGGCCCTGGCCGTGGCCGACGTGGGCATGGCCGTGGGCAGCGGTGTGGACGTGAGCGCCGAGGCCGGGGACATCGTGCTCATGCGCGGGGGCATGGAGGCCGTGCTCACCGCCCTGGCCCTTTCCCGCGCCACCATGCGCAACATCCGCCAGAACCTGGGCTGGGCCTTCGGCTACAACCTGCTGGGCCTGCCCGTGGCCGCCGGTCTGCTGCACGTCTTCGGCGGGCCCATGCTCTCGCCCATGATCGCCGGCACCGCCATGGCCCTGTCCTCCTTCTCCGTGGTCAGCAACGCGCTGCGGCTGCGGTTCTTCAAGGTATAG
- the gatA gene encoding Asp-tRNA(Asn)/Glu-tRNA(Gln) amidotransferase subunit GatA, whose protein sequence is MNEICSLNLTALADALQKKEIGAEEATRACLDRIAATEERVGALLHVDAEGALASARRLDAQGPDASRPLWGVPVTVKDALSTLGMPTTAGSRILEGYMPVYDAFAVQRLREAGAVILGKNNLDEFAMGSTTENSAYKTTHNPWDLQRVPGGSSGGSAASVAACQCFASLGSDTGGSIRQPASLCGCTGIKPTYGRVSRYGLIAYGSSLDQIGPLGRSVADCARVLGVIAGHDQRDATCDPRPVDDYAAAAAAPSLKGARLGLPREFYADGLAPEVRAVCENAIETARAAGAEIVEVSLPHTHAAIATYYIIAMAEASSNLARFDGVRYGHRAADVRQLAELYVRSRSEGFGQEVKRRILLGTYVLSSGYYDAYFRKAAQVRRLIRDEYLAALEQCDALLAPVSPVTAWELGCHSADPLQMYLMDAYTLSLNLAGLPGLSLPVGMAAESNMPVGMQLIGKAFDEAGLFRLGAGLEAALPGIGLARL, encoded by the coding sequence ATGAACGAGATCTGCTCGCTGAACCTGACCGCGCTGGCCGATGCCCTGCAAAAGAAGGAGATCGGTGCCGAAGAAGCCACCCGCGCCTGCCTCGACCGCATCGCCGCCACTGAAGAACGCGTGGGCGCCCTGCTCCATGTGGATGCCGAAGGCGCCCTGGCCAGCGCCCGCCGGCTGGACGCCCAGGGCCCCGACGCCTCCCGGCCCCTCTGGGGCGTGCCCGTCACCGTCAAGGACGCCCTTTCCACCCTGGGGATGCCCACCACCGCCGGTTCCCGCATCCTCGAAGGCTACATGCCCGTGTACGATGCCTTTGCCGTGCAGCGCCTGCGTGAAGCCGGCGCCGTGATCCTGGGCAAGAACAACCTCGACGAGTTCGCCATGGGCTCCACCACGGAGAATTCCGCCTACAAGACCACGCACAACCCCTGGGATCTCCAGCGCGTGCCCGGCGGCTCCAGCGGCGGTTCCGCCGCGTCCGTGGCCGCCTGCCAGTGCTTCGCCTCCCTGGGCTCCGATACCGGCGGCTCCATCCGCCAGCCCGCCAGCCTTTGCGGCTGCACGGGCATCAAGCCCACCTACGGCCGCGTGTCCCGTTACGGCCTCATCGCCTACGGCTCCTCCCTGGACCAGATCGGTCCCCTGGGCCGCAGCGTGGCCGACTGCGCCCGCGTGCTGGGCGTCATCGCCGGTCATGACCAGCGCGACGCCACCTGCGATCCCCGCCCCGTGGACGACTATGCCGCCGCTGCCGCCGCGCCGTCCCTCAAGGGCGCCCGCCTGGGCCTGCCCAGGGAATTCTATGCCGACGGCCTGGCGCCCGAAGTGCGCGCCGTGTGCGAAAACGCCATCGAAACGGCCCGCGCCGCAGGTGCCGAGATCGTGGAGGTGAGCCTGCCGCATACCCACGCGGCCATCGCCACCTACTACATCATCGCCATGGCCGAGGCGAGCTCCAACCTGGCCCGCTTCGACGGTGTGCGCTACGGCCACCGTGCCGCCGATGTCCGGCAGCTGGCCGAGCTCTATGTGCGCTCGCGCAGCGAAGGCTTCGGCCAGGAAGTCAAGCGCCGCATCCTGCTGGGCACCTATGTGCTCTCCTCCGGCTATTACGACGCCTACTTCCGCAAGGCCGCCCAGGTCCGCCGCCTCATCCGTGACGAATACCTGGCCGCCCTCGAGCAGTGCGACGCCCTGCTGGCCCCCGTCTCCCCCGTCACGGCCTGGGAACTGGGCTGCCACAGCGCCGATCCGCTGCAGATGTACCTCATGGACGCCTACACCCTGTCCCTGAACCTGGCCGGTCTGCCCGGCCTGTCCCTGCCCGTGGGCATGGCCGCCGAAAGCAATATGCCCGTGGGCATGCAGCTCATCGGCAAGGCCTTTGACGAGGCCGGCCTCTTCCGCCTGGGCGCCGGTCTCGAAGCCGCCCTGCCCGGCATCGGACTGGCGCGGCTTTAG
- the gatC gene encoding Asp-tRNA(Asn)/Glu-tRNA(Gln) amidotransferase subunit GatC: MSENKNISQDVVAHMARLSRLAVSDEEKALFARQFGDILAYMDVLAQVDTSAVEPLYSPVSHATPMRDDRPERKRRREDVLGNAPEHDEDYFIVPRIV; the protein is encoded by the coding sequence ATGTCCGAAAACAAGAATATCAGCCAGGACGTCGTGGCCCACATGGCCCGGCTGTCCCGCCTTGCCGTCAGTGACGAGGAAAAGGCCCTCTTTGCCCGCCAGTTCGGCGACATCCTCGCCTATATGGATGTGCTGGCCCAGGTGGATACCAGCGCCGTGGAACCTCTTTACAGCCCCGTGAGCCATGCCACCCCCATGCGCGACGACCGGCCCGAACGCAAGCGCCGCCGCGAGGACGTGCTGGGCAACGCTCCCGAACATGATGAAGACTATTTCATCGTGCCGCGCATCGTCTAA